TAGCTGAATAATCCACTTCGCAGCATCACTGTAATCTTGTTGTGTAGCTCGGATAAGTTGTAGCCTTAGACTCTGCACGAACGACAAAGCCAGTATGCCTTCTTTGTCAAAGTAGGGATGGGCCAAGGCTGCCTTTGCACTGATTCTCTGTCGAGCTTTATACCGAACCATGGACATCAAAAGTTCCCATCCAATTCCACCATCTAAATCTAACAATTCAAATCCATGTCGAAGATCAGGGCTAGCACGTGGCTCTACGGTTTTTCGCCATGCAATTAAGTCATATGCACATCTTTTAAGTTGGCGGTTGAATTGTATGAGGGCACTATTGCTCCGCAATGCTGGGAACGCCTGTATAAAAATCATCTTGTGTCAAACAATCATGATCTCATTTATTAGTATAATATAGTCCAAAAAATAATCTTTATACATGGACAGTAGGATCATTCATAAAACATACTTACCATTTGTAGGAATATCAAACCAGCACTGTAGATGTCGAATCTGTCTGGTGAATTCAACTGATAGAAGAACTCAGAATCAAAATGGATAGACATGTGAAATATTGGTCAACAGCTTTGTTATATAAAGAGAATTGATTGAAAACCTGCCATAGAACGGGGGAAAGTGCAGTGGCGACAGGTAGCGAGGGAGCTGAGGGGGTTTGGGTGCTCATAATATATTGTTCAGGTGCAGCGTATCTATAGGGAAAGAGAATCAAATAAGTAATCAATTTTCAACTATACGTTGAACTAAAATGTGAAATGTTAGCGGCTCGTATAAGAAGGATTGGATAGATTGTCACCTACCTTTATCAGTGTAAACAGTTTTCAAGTGCATTTGATAGTTTATCAGACTTTAACGGTGAAAATTGCTCATTTCGATAATTAGAAAGACATGCATGCCATAGACCCTTCGTTACTAACTGGCTACAACTGTTAATATAACCAGAAACCAATGATGTGCTTCAAGAAAGGTACCTCGGATCGAGTAAAAACTCCTTGGGGATGTAATTGATACCAACTCTTAAATCTGTGGCCGCTCCAAGGTCTATGATTTTGAATGTTCGAGAATCTGCCACAATATTATCATTAACAAAATGTATTTCCAGTCAAAGAGGAACATGTTAGCGAAAAATCAATCTCGAACAGATCATTGTGTTCGAGCTGTCACCTTCAGAAAAGATGATATTTTGGGGCTTAATATCCCGGTGGACAATCCCGGTCGAGTGCAGACCTTCCAATGCAAATAAGAGCTGTCGCATGATCGTCTGAATTATTCTATTTTCCCTTTCTAGTCCCTTTGGTGTGTCTAGAACTTCTCCAAGAATCAATGCTTCCACCTGAAAATGACAATAGATCATTTGGTTACAAATGTCAACTTCGCATCCTGAGACAGCAACTTCAAACATAGATGCCATTGGTATGAGGATAATATTTTCAGTCCAGAATTCCAtcctttcattttttttttaccaacaATTATTCACATGCTCGGAAAGTGCAGACACAGTATGCTTTCACATGTTACAATTATTAGTTTTAAGTTGGATCTTCTCTCGAACAACACCGCGGTATATATATAGTTAAGAAATGTGCAGAATGCAAGTAATTTTCTGTGGGAATGAGTAATTAAGGATTGTCTAGGATAAATGGAGATGAACTCTGTCACATATTTTACCAACTACACTGATTCAACAGCATACAAGGCTGAAGAAGTTCCGTCAACCTAGGGTGCGGGCACAAAGAGACCATATTCTCATcgcattttaataattataaagaTGGTCCGAGAAGGTACCAACATTGTAAGGAAACTCTTTACTCTGCAATAAATCAGCAAGCGTAGCTTCTCCTTCAAACTTCCATAGCAGCCAATATTCAGCACCTTTCTTAGGAGAACCCTGAAACATAATTTAAAGTGTCCAGAGTTTTGAAATGAGATTAAACGTCACAAGACAAAGTTGCAGGGTGAAAATATTGGAGTAACTGAAACCTCAAGAAAGCCGTATACAAAATCAGCACAGCTATTAGCACAGGCCCTTCGAACCCGCTCGTTCATCCATATCTCCACGGCTCCATATTCAGTAGCTTTCTTCAGGACTACATCATTATACTTTGGGCAAAACTCGAGTAATAATTAGTAAATAGCTTTCCAAAGTCTTTCAGCAAAAACTTAATATCACACATATCACAATGGAATTCAAGCACAATTAAAGgggaaattttgaaatttttcaagaaatttgtTGAACTAAAAACCTTTGAAGACTTCTTAGCCATTGAAGCTTTGTAAACCACTCCAAAAGATCCCTCGCCCAACTTTTTCCCCAACACAATGTCATCCTGCGATTTATCCACAAATCAAAAACCTCAAAACCCacaaacaatcatcatcaatAAATCA
This genomic interval from Primulina eburnea isolate SZY01 chromosome 16, ASM2296580v1, whole genome shotgun sequence contains the following:
- the LOC140816289 gene encoding serine/threonine-protein kinase STN7, chloroplastic-like; translation: MATSTGVGLGGVKLQSFKTKPLSSFLGKKLNIKNLSTSRGENQRISTSKARNIVIFASAVESFNLVHDLFLGVGVGLPCTVMECGDIIYRSTLPKSNGIAVTVPGVILALGTLSYLWATPGVAPGFFDMFFLAPVERIFRPKYKKDDIVLGKKLGEGSFGVVYKASMAKKSSKYNDVVLKKATEYGAVEIWMNERVRRACANSCADFVYGFLEGSPKKGAEYWLLWKFEGEATLADLLQSKEFPYNVEALILGEVLDTPKGLERENRIIQTIMRQLLFALEGLHSTGIVHRDIKPQNIIFSEDSRTFKIIDLGAATDLRVGINYIPKEFLLDPRYAAPEQYIMSTQTPSAPSLPVATALSPVLWQLNSPDRFDIYSAGLIFLQMAFPALRSNSALIQFNRQLKRCAYDLIAWRKTVEPRASPDLRHGFELLDLDGGIGWELLMSMVRYKARQRISAKAALAHPYFDKEGILALSFVQSLRLQLIRATQQDYSDAAKWIIQLMAKSGTQKDGGFTEAQLQELKEVAPKKKASLERNALASALRLQRKIIRTINESVDELNERRTSLWWSKWIPREE